Part of the Aquabacterium sp. NJ1 genome, AAGCTCGCCCTGGATCTACTGGAGCTATGCGGAACCCGGCGTCAACGCTGAAGCCGGTCTGGCCGGCACCGCGGTAGCGCGCGGCCGGCTCACAGAGCTGGTGATGGGCAACGTCCAGGTGATCTTTCGCCAGGTTCCCAAAGTGCAGGGAAACAACCATTTCGGTTCGCGGCTGGCTTTTGCCAGAGACAAGACCTTGTTCATCACGCTGGGTGAGCGCATGCAGGATGACCCAGCCAACCCAGGCACGGAAAACGCCCAGAATCTGGCCAAGCACCTGGGCAAGGTCGTCCGGATCAACCGCGATGGCGGCATACCTGGCGACAACCCCTTGTTTGCCAACGGCCTGGCCTTGCCCGGCATCTGGAGCCTCGGCCATCGCAACGTCCAGGGTGCGGCGATTCACCCCGCCACCGGCGAACTGTGGGTTTCAGAGCACGGACCACAAGGCGGCGATGAAATCAACCTGGTGCGTGCGGGTCACAACTATGGCTGGCCACTGCGCAGTTACGGTTGCCCATATGGCGCGACACCAGGGGATGCTTGCCGCGTGGGCGGCGGCGTGCATGCACCCGACTTCGATGAACCCCTGACCTACTGGGTGCCCCTCTCCACGGCTCCCAGCGGCATGGCCTTCAACACGGGCACACGCTACCCGGGCTGGGAGGGCAATCTGTTCGCAGGCTCATTGGCCGGGCAGACACTCTGGCGACTGACGGTGGACAACGAACATGTCCTGGTCAGAGAGGCCCTGCTGAGCAAGGTCATCGGGCGGATACGCGATGTGGTGCTGGGCCCGGATGGCTGGCTGTACGTGATGACCGACGGCGACAACGCCCGCATCTACCGGATCGAACGTTGAGCGCGAACTTGAAGATTCAAGCGGGCTGGTAAGCCAGGCGCACGTAGATGGGCGCAAAGGCCTCGGCCTGGGTCACTTCCAGCAGGCGTTCGCGGGCCAGCTCCAGCATGGCGATGAAGGTCACCACCATGACCTGCGGGCCGCGGGTGGTGTCGAACAGCTCTTCAAACTCGACGAAGCGGCGCCCCTGCAGCGTGCGCAAGACCTGGCTCATGAACTCGCGTACTGACAGCTCCTCGCGGCTGATGGTGTGGTGCTTGTTCAAACGGGCGCGCTGCAGGATGTCCATCCAGGCTTCGCGCAGGTCGGACAGGGCCACATCGGGGTGGCGCACGTGCACAGAGGGGTCGTTGTGGATCTCGACGCGCAGGAAGTCACGGCCCAGCAGCGGCAGTTGATCCAGCTTGGCCGCGGCCAGCTTCATCTGCTCGTACTCGATCAGGCGGCGGACCAGTTCGGCGCGCGGGTCTTCGGCTTCTTCACCCTCGGCCACCTTCTTGGGCGGCAGCAACATGCGTGACTTGATCTCGATGAGCATGGCCGCCATCAAGAGATAGTCGGATGCCAGTTCGAGGTTGGTCTTGCGGATCTGATCCACATAGGCCAGGTACTGCCGCGTGACATCCGCCAGCGGGATGTCGAGGATGTTGAAGTTCTGCTTGCGGATCAGGTAGAGCAGCAGATCCAGCGGGCCCTCGAAAGTCTCCAGGAAGACTTCGAGCGCATCCGGCGGGATGTAGAGATCCGTCGGCATGGCAAACAGGGGTTCGCCATACAGACGTGCCAATGCCACCTGGTCGATGACCTCGGGCAGACCTTGCTCGTCAAGCTCGGCCGGTGGCAGGCCACCTTCATCGGCGGCCATGACGTGCTGTTGTGTCACCTGTCAGACCAGGCCATCACCCGAGGCTCAGGCCTTGGTTGAGTAGACGTAAGGCTGTTGCTCGACGCGGGCTTCGCGGTAGCCCTTCTGAGCCTCGCGGTCCACGGGCTTGTCCCACAGCAGGAAACGCCCCTGGCGCTGACGCTCTTCGAGTTGCGGATCACGTGCCTTGAGGCTGTCGATGAACTGCGTGACGTCGGACTTGTACGGTTTCCAGAAAAGCGGCATGGCTTTGACCAATTCAATCAAGATGCGAGAACCTGACATTTTATGGGTGCGATCGCCCTGATCTGATCACCAGGGCACACGACAATGTCAGGCATGCAGGAAATTGAACTGAAATTCCAGATTCCGGAAGGCGCGCTGGAGGCCGTTCGGGCCGAATTCACCCGCCTCAACGCCGGCCAGAACACCGATCTGCGCCTGCGGGCCTCGTATTTCGACACGCCCGATCGCCGCCTGGCTGCCGCACGCATGGCGCTGCGCGTGCGCCAGGAAGGCGAGGACTGGGTTCAGACGCTCAAGGCTGGTGGCAGCAACACCATGATGCGGCTGGAGGACAACCAGCCTGCGCAGGAGCCTGCCCACGGCCAGCCCATTCGCGCCGACCTGGGGCGGCATGCCGGCACACCTGCCCAAGAGGCCCTGGAGCGCGTGTTGAGCTGGTCCATGGCACAAGACCCGCAAGGCCATGGCACTGGCCTGATCGAGCTGTACGGCACCGACATCACCCGCACGCGGGCGCTCGTCACCGTGGGCAAGGGCACCTTGTTCGAGGGCGAAGTGGAGCTGGCGCTGGACCTGGGGCAGATCCATTCCGGCAGTTTGAGCGTGCCCGTACGCGAACTGGAGATTGAATCGGTATCAGGCCACCCCATGGCCGTGATCCTGGCCGGGCGCGACTGGGTGGCTCGCCACGGCCTGTGGCTGGACACGCAGACCAAGGCCCACCGGGGTGACCGCCTGGCGCGTGAAGCGGCGGCGTTGCTGGCGCCCACCGCAGCCGCGCCTGACCAGGCTGAGCCTGCCGTGCACACCACACTGGCGCACCCCGCCAAGGTCAAGTCCGGCTCGACCATGGACGAAGCCTGGCGCGCCGGCGTCGAAACCTGCCTGGAACACATCACCGGCAACCTGAGCGAACTGGGCAACGCGCCCACCTCGACACCCGCACTGGCTTACCAGTTGAGGCTGGGCCTGCGCCGCCTGCGGGCACTGGGCCGCTTGTGGGCGCACACACCCTGGGCACTGCCGGCCAGCAGCCTGGACAAGGCCACGACCCTGACGCGGCAACTGGGCTACTGGCGCGACCAGGAGGCCTTGGCCTGGTTGCCTGAGAAACTGCTTGCCGCAGGTAGCCCCGCACGCCCCCTGCCCAGCCCGACACCGCCGCCAGGCCTGCCCGCCGACGTGGTGGCGCTGGCCCGCTCTGCCCTGGCCACCGAACTCTGCCTGGACGTGTTCGCCACCTTGCTGGCGCCTGAGCGTCCCGCCGATGCGCCCCACGCTGACTTGCTGCCCTGGCTGAATGCTCGCCTGACACGCTGGGCGGCCCGCTGCGCCAGACACGCGCACGGCCTGGCCAAACTGCCCGACACCGAACTGCACCAGTTGCGCAAGCGCGGCAAGCGGCTCAGGCTGGCTGCCGCCATTTATGCGCCGCTGTGGTCGGACAAGGCTTTCAGGCGCCATGACCGGGCGCTGCAAAGCGTGCTGACCGGTTTGGGGCGTGTGCAGGATGAGGTGGTTGCGCAGGCCTGGTACGCCCAGCTGGCGCAGCAGGAGCCTCAGGCACAGTTCGCCTGCGAGTGGCTGCAAGGCCGGCGCAAGAGCCTGCGCAAGAAGGCGCAGCGGAGCGCACAGCGCTGGCTCAAGCGCCGTTCACCCTGGTGATCTGAACGGCGTCGCGATCTGGCGCCGCGAAACAGCGTGACAACAGGGTGCCGGCTCGCTGCGACGCCCTGATTCGTCTCAGCGGATGCGCATACCCGGCTGCGCACCGGCCACCGGCTCCAGCACATAGATGCCGGGCGTGCCCTTTTCATCGGCATGCGAAGCAGCCAGCACCATGCCTTCGCTCACGCCGAACTTCATCTTGCGGGGCGCCAGGTTGGCCACCATCACGGTGTGCTTGCCGATCAGGTCTTCAGGCTTGTAAGCCTCCTTGATGCCGCTGAACACATTGCGTGTGCGGCCCTCGCCCACGTCCAGCGTCAGGCGTAGCAGCTTGGTGCTGCCTTCCACGTGCTCGGCGTTGACAATCTTGGCGATGCGCAGGTCCACCTTGACGAAGTCGTCGATGGTGATGGTGTCGGCGATGTCCTCGCCACCCGGTTTCGGCAACTCCACCACAGGCGCAGGCGGCGCCTCAAACAGCGCATCCAGCATCTTCACGTCCACACGCTGCATCAGGTGCTGGTAGGCGCCAATGGTGTGCGCGCCCAGCAGTTGCTCGGCGCTGGCAAAGGTCATCGGCTCAACCTTGAGGAAGGCCTCGACGTTGGCGGCCACGACCGGCAGCACCGGCTTGAGATAGATGCTCAACAGGCGGAAGGCCTCGATGCACACCGTGCAAACCTCTTGCAGGCGAGCGTCCATGCCCTCCTGTTTGGCCAGCTCCCAGGGCTTGTTGGCATCGACGTATTCGTTGACGCGGTCGGCCAGAAGCATGATCTCGCGCAGCACCTTGCCCAGTTCGCGGGCCTCGTACTGTTCGACGATGCTGGCGCGGCCAGCCTGCAGCGTGGCCAGCAACTGCTTGCCCTCTTCGCCGATGTCGGCCGTCGTTTTGCCTTCAAATCGCTTGGCGATGAAACCCGCCGCGCGGCTGGCGATGTTGACGAACTTGCCCACCAGGTCACTGTTGACCCGGGCCATGAAGTCGTCCTTGTTGAAGTCGATGTCCTCGACGTTGGCGTTGAGCTTGGCGGCGATGTAGTAGCGCAGCCATTCGGGGTTCATGCCCAGGCTCAGGTACTTCAGCGGGTCCAGGCCGGTGCCGCGGCTCTTGGACATCTTCTCGCCGTTGTTCACGGTCATGAACCCGTGCACGTTCACCTGGTTGGGCAATTTGCGGCCGCTGAACTGCAGCATCGCGGGCCAGAACAGCGTGTGGAAGTAGGTGATGTCCTTGCCGATGAAGTGGATCTGCTCCACGTTCGGGTCGGCCATGAACTCGTCATAAGAGCGGGCTTCGCCGTACCTGGCCTTCGGGCCGCCGGCTGCGAAGTAGCCCTTGAGCGAGGCCAGGTAGCCGATGGGCGCATCCAGCCACACATAGAAGTACTTGCCTGGCGCGCCGGGGATCTCGATGCCGAAATAAGGCGCGTCGCGGCTGATGTCCCAGTCACCCAGGCCACCTTCACCGTTCTCATCCTTCGTGAACCATTCCTTGATCTTCTTGCTCACCGCAGGCTGCAATTTGCCGTCCTGCGTCCATTGCTCCAGGAAGCTCAGGCAGCGCGGGTCGGACAGCCTGAAGAAGTAGTGGTCCGAGGTCTTGAGCACCGGCGTGGCCCCTGACAAGGCCGAATACGGGCTCTTGAGTTCGGTGGGCGCGTAAACGGCACCACACACCTCGCACGAATCCCCGTATTGGTCCTTGGCGCCGCACTTCGGGCACTCGCCCTTGATGAAGCGGTCGGCCAGGAACATGCCCTTTTCAGGGTCGAAGAACTGTTCGATCGGGCGGACGTCGATCAGGCCCTGCTCCTTGAGGGCCAGGTAGATGCTCTGCGCCAGTTCATGGTTCTCGGGGCTGTCCGTGCTCGACCAGTGGTCGAAACTGATGTGGAAACCGTCCAGGTAGGGCTTGCGGCCGGCTGCGATGTCGGCCACGAACTGCTGCGGTGTCTTGCCGGCCTTTTCGGCGGCGATCATGATCGGCGCGCCATGCGCGTCATCCGCGCCGACGAAATGCACCTGGTTGCCTTGCATGCGCTGGAACCGCACCCAGATATCAGCCTGGATGTACTCCATGATGTGGCCGATGTGGAAATGGCCATTGGCATAAGGCAGCGCGGTGGTGACAAAAAGCTGGCGTGGCATGGTGCGGTTCGGGTGAGGCGGGCCAAGGGAAGCCTGCCAACGTTTCAGGGGGAATCGCCGATTTTAGGCTGCATGCCGTGCCACACTCATACAGACCGTTGCACTAGACTGCCCGGTTTCGCCGTTTTACCGCTTTCTCCGCGCCCTGCTCCGCTCTTATGACCGCCCTGTCCCCCATCGAAAACGCCGCCCAGACTGCCCTGACCGCCGTGTGCGACCCGCTGACTGGTCAGGACTGGGTGTCCACGCGTCACCTGAAATCACTGAAGGTGGACGGCGGCCGTGCTGTGCTCGACATCGCCCTGGGCTACCCGGCGCAATCGCAATGGCCCGCCTACACCGAACTGGTCAAGCAAGCGCTGCTGCTGGTGCCGGGCATTTCGGACGTGCAGGTGAACTGGTCCACCCAGATCCAGACCCACGCGGCTTCGCGCGGCCAGGCTTTGCTGCCCGGCGTGAAGAACGTGGTCGCCGTGGCCTCGGGCAAAGGGGGCGTCGGCAAGAGCACCACGGCCATCAACCTGGCCCTGGCCCTGGCCGCCGAAGGCGCTCGCGTGGGCATGCTGGACGCCGACATCTACGGCCCCAGCCAACCTTTGATGATGGGCATCAGCGGCAAGCCGCCCAGCCCGGACGGCAAGACCATCACCCCGCCCGTCAATTTCGGGCTGCAGATGATGTCCATGGGCCTGCTGGTCGACAACCAGGCGGCCACCATCTGGCGCGGCCCCATGGCCAGCCAGGCCTTTGACCAATTGCTGCGCCTGTCCAACTGGGGGGAACCTGGCGAGCCGTTGGATTACCTGGTCGTCGACATGCCGCCCGGCACCGGCGACATCCACCTGAGCATCAGCCAGCGCTCGCCCCTGACGGCCGCGGTCATCGTGACCACCCCGCAGGACATCGCCCTGCTGGACGCCCGCAAGGGCCTGCAGATGTTCGAGAAGGTCAGCGTGCCGGTGCTGGGCATCGTCGAGAACATGGCCGTGTTCTGCTGCCCGAACTGTGGCCACGAAGAACACATCTTCGGCCAGGACGGCGGCAAGCGCATGGCCGCCGATTTCAATGTGCCCCTGCTGGGCTCCATGCCGCTGGACCTCAAGATCCGCCTGCAGGCCGACAGCGGCCAGCCGACCATGGTGGCCGAGCCCGACAGCAAGGTGGCACAGCTCTACAAGGACATGGCCCGCAAGCTGGCGGCCGGCTTGTCCAAACTGCCCAAGGATTACTCCGCCAAGATGCCCGGCGTGAGCGTTGTACAACCCAAGGCCTGATTTCGTATTCACATGGCAAGCCCCACGCCTTTACATGTAGAGGACGCCTGGTTCGATCTGGTGCCGCTGGCGCTGATCGAGTTCAACGAGCACGGGCGCGTTTTACGCGCGAACTCAGCGTTGAGCGCGCAGCTGGGCTATGCCATCCCGCCGGGCAGCGCGCTGGCCGACACCCCTCAGGCCTTGCAAAGGTTGTGCGGCTGGGACTCCCCTTTGACCCTGCTGGCGCTGGGCCCTGAGGACGCGCCGCTGCAAAGCCAGGTCATGCAGACACGCCAGGGCAGCACGCCCGTCAGCCTGCGCAGCCAGATCTGGACGCTGGCCCAGCCCAGCCACGAGGCGCCCAGGCGCTTCCTGTGCGCCATCAAGGACACGCCGACGGCCACCGCCACACCCACGGCGGCGCCAGCGAGCGCCATCACCTCCGATGCCGACGCCGCCCCCGTGCCGGATCAGGCTCAGCTGCTGCACGAGCTCAGCACCATCCTGGAGAGCACGCCAGCGGGCATCGCCTACCTGCGCGACAACGTGCTGATGCGCTGCAACCGCCGCTTCGAGCGCATGCTGGGCCTCACCCCCGGCTCCATGGCCGGCCAGAGCCTGGACGTGCTGCTGAGCGCCGACCCGCGCATCGACCGCGTGGTGACAGAGACGGCCACCGAGCTGCTCAAGTCCGAGCAGTTCGAAAGCGAGCTGGAAATCGTCATCCCGGGCAACACCACGCGCTGGTACACCTTGTCCGTGCGCCGCATCGGCATGTCCAACAACCCGCTGGAAGTGATCGCGGTGCTGTCGGACATCAGCCGCATCCGCTCGCAACAGCAGCAGCTCGACGCGCTGGGCCGCGATCGCGAGCTGATGTTCACGCTCTCGGGCGTGGGCATCGCCTTCGTCAAGGACGGCCTCATCCAGAGCGCCAACCCAGCCCTGTCGCACCTGATCGGCGACGACGCCGCCAGCCTGACCGGCCGCCCGTTGCTGAGCCTGTACGCACTGGACGTCGACAACAACACCGACCCCGACATCACGGGCGTGCTGCGCAGCCTGGGCCACTGGCAAGGCGAACGCGCGCTGCGCACCAAGAAAGGCCGTGTGCTATGGGCTGAAGTCGCGCTGCGGCTGGTCAACCCGCTGCGGCCTGAAGAAGGTTTCATCGCCTCCTTCGTCAATGTGGACGACCGCCATCGCGCGGAGCAACGCCTGACCCTGCAGGCCGACCGCACCCGCGCCATCCTGGACTCGGTGTTCGTGGGCATCGTGACGCTGGACGAACACGGCATCGCCTGGATGAACCGCTCGGCCCGCCGCATGTTCGCCGGTGATCTGGCCGACTTCGTGGGCCAGCCACTCAGCACCGTGGCCACGCCCGACCTGGACCACCCCTTCCGCCTGACGGACTACCTCGATGACCTGCTGGACGGGCAGTCGCACACCTTCGAGTGCCAGGTCGTGGGCCGAGATGGCCGCGTCTTCTGGGTCGTGGGCAACGCCGTGGTCACGCTGGGCGAAGGCAACCGCCGCCACATCACCTACGCCCTGCTGGACATCGACCGGCGCCGCCAGGCCGAGGCCCAGTCCGCCGAAGCCCAGGCCACGCTGCAGCGCATCATCGAGATGGCGCCCATGGCCATCCACCTGGTCGACGCCAAGGCCTTGACCTTGCTGCAGGCCAACCAGGCGGCATCCAGCAGCTACATGAACATCGAGCCGGCCAAGGCCCTGGGCAAGCCGCCCGAGGCCCTGTACGACGCCGATCGGGCCCGCTTGCTGCGTGCCGACATGCAGCACGCACTCGACAGCGGCCAGACCGTGCACCGCGAATACAGCCGCCCGTACAAGGGTGGCAACCAGATCTGGGATGTG contains:
- the metG gene encoding methionine--tRNA ligase, whose product is MPRQLFVTTALPYANGHFHIGHIMEYIQADIWVRFQRMQGNQVHFVGADDAHGAPIMIAAEKAGKTPQQFVADIAAGRKPYLDGFHISFDHWSSTDSPENHELAQSIYLALKEQGLIDVRPIEQFFDPEKGMFLADRFIKGECPKCGAKDQYGDSCEVCGAVYAPTELKSPYSALSGATPVLKTSDHYFFRLSDPRCLSFLEQWTQDGKLQPAVSKKIKEWFTKDENGEGGLGDWDISRDAPYFGIEIPGAPGKYFYVWLDAPIGYLASLKGYFAAGGPKARYGEARSYDEFMADPNVEQIHFIGKDITYFHTLFWPAMLQFSGRKLPNQVNVHGFMTVNNGEKMSKSRGTGLDPLKYLSLGMNPEWLRYYIAAKLNANVEDIDFNKDDFMARVNSDLVGKFVNIASRAAGFIAKRFEGKTTADIGEEGKQLLATLQAGRASIVEQYEARELGKVLREIMLLADRVNEYVDANKPWELAKQEGMDARLQEVCTVCIEAFRLLSIYLKPVLPVVAANVEAFLKVEPMTFASAEQLLGAHTIGAYQHLMQRVDVKMLDALFEAPPAPVVELPKPGGEDIADTITIDDFVKVDLRIAKIVNAEHVEGSTKLLRLTLDVGEGRTRNVFSGIKEAYKPEDLIGKHTVMVANLAPRKMKFGVSEGMVLAASHADEKGTPGIYVLEPVAGAQPGMRIR
- a CDS encoding ScpA family protein, which produces MAADEGGLPPAELDEQGLPEVIDQVALARLYGEPLFAMPTDLYIPPDALEVFLETFEGPLDLLLYLIRKQNFNILDIPLADVTRQYLAYVDQIRKTNLELASDYLLMAAMLIEIKSRMLLPPKKVAEGEEAEDPRAELVRRLIEYEQMKLAAAKLDQLPLLGRDFLRVEIHNDPSVHVRHPDVALSDLREAWMDILQRARLNKHHTISREELSVREFMSQVLRTLQGRRFVEFEELFDTTRGPQVMVVTFIAMLELARERLLEVTQAEAFAPIYVRLAYQPA
- a CDS encoding DUF3460 family protein, producing MPLFWKPYKSDVTQFIDSLKARDPQLEERQRQGRFLLWDKPVDREAQKGYREARVEQQPYVYSTKA
- a CDS encoding PAS domain S-box protein: MASPTPLHVEDAWFDLVPLALIEFNEHGRVLRANSALSAQLGYAIPPGSALADTPQALQRLCGWDSPLTLLALGPEDAPLQSQVMQTRQGSTPVSLRSQIWTLAQPSHEAPRRFLCAIKDTPTATATPTAAPASAITSDADAAPVPDQAQLLHELSTILESTPAGIAYLRDNVLMRCNRRFERMLGLTPGSMAGQSLDVLLSADPRIDRVVTETATELLKSEQFESELEIVIPGNTTRWYTLSVRRIGMSNNPLEVIAVLSDISRIRSQQQQLDALGRDRELMFTLSGVGIAFVKDGLIQSANPALSHLIGDDAASLTGRPLLSLYALDVDNNTDPDITGVLRSLGHWQGERALRTKKGRVLWAEVALRLVNPLRPEEGFIASFVNVDDRHRAEQRLTLQADRTRAILDSVFVGIVTLDEHGIAWMNRSARRMFAGDLADFVGQPLSTVATPDLDHPFRLTDYLDDLLDGQSHTFECQVVGRDGRVFWVVGNAVVTLGEGNRRHITYALLDIDRRRQAEAQSAEAQATLQRIIEMAPMAIHLVDAKALTLLQANQAASSSYMNIEPAKALGKPPEALYDADRARLLRADMQHALDSGQTVHREYSRPYKGGNQIWDVNYLPLAREGESADQLLVVASDITEQRAAEQARLDAAIAQREMLVKEVHHRIKNNLQGVAGLLQQIAMRKPEVASAISEVVGQVQAIAQVYGLQVGAGGPLRLKAVVEAIASSVQRTFGRPIALSMEGSNAGDWQLPEAESIPIALCLNELLTNAHKHGPGTTALGCTLQSSEQGVSIKIRSPGQLPPDFNVDRVPGGVSGLGLVRALLPRRSAKLAMKQDGPEVLTQVDLTPPGINLIPPPHVLGEPTGQQITLWPQ
- a CDS encoding CYTH and CHAD domain-containing protein — encoded protein: MQEIELKFQIPEGALEAVRAEFTRLNAGQNTDLRLRASYFDTPDRRLAAARMALRVRQEGEDWVQTLKAGGSNTMMRLEDNQPAQEPAHGQPIRADLGRHAGTPAQEALERVLSWSMAQDPQGHGTGLIELYGTDITRTRALVTVGKGTLFEGEVELALDLGQIHSGSLSVPVRELEIESVSGHPMAVILAGRDWVARHGLWLDTQTKAHRGDRLAREAAALLAPTAAAPDQAEPAVHTTLAHPAKVKSGSTMDEAWRAGVETCLEHITGNLSELGNAPTSTPALAYQLRLGLRRLRALGRLWAHTPWALPASSLDKATTLTRQLGYWRDQEALAWLPEKLLAAGSPARPLPSPTPPPGLPADVVALARSALATELCLDVFATLLAPERPADAPHADLLPWLNARLTRWAARCARHAHGLAKLPDTELHQLRKRGKRLRLAAAIYAPLWSDKAFRRHDRALQSVLTGLGRVQDEVVAQAWYAQLAQQEPQAQFACEWLQGRRKSLRKKAQRSAQRWLKRRSPW
- the apbC gene encoding iron-sulfur cluster carrier protein ApbC translates to MTALSPIENAAQTALTAVCDPLTGQDWVSTRHLKSLKVDGGRAVLDIALGYPAQSQWPAYTELVKQALLLVPGISDVQVNWSTQIQTHAASRGQALLPGVKNVVAVASGKGGVGKSTTAINLALALAAEGARVGMLDADIYGPSQPLMMGISGKPPSPDGKTITPPVNFGLQMMSMGLLVDNQAATIWRGPMASQAFDQLLRLSNWGEPGEPLDYLVVDMPPGTGDIHLSISQRSPLTAAVIVTTPQDIALLDARKGLQMFEKVSVPVLGIVENMAVFCCPNCGHEEHIFGQDGGKRMAADFNVPLLGSMPLDLKIRLQADSGQPTMVAEPDSKVAQLYKDMARKLAAGLSKLPKDYSAKMPGVSVVQPKA
- a CDS encoding PQQ-dependent sugar dehydrogenase produces the protein MATHLPICPSTPARWWRFGAWAPLLTMYLAACGGGASPDGTVGTPSSTSIKTVLIAQGLSSPWGMVFMPDGRLLITEKAGQMRLVSMNGQVSGAITGLPPVADAGQGGLLDVQLDPDYPSSPWIYWSYAEPGVNAEAGLAGTAVARGRLTELVMGNVQVIFRQVPKVQGNNHFGSRLAFARDKTLFITLGERMQDDPANPGTENAQNLAKHLGKVVRINRDGGIPGDNPLFANGLALPGIWSLGHRNVQGAAIHPATGELWVSEHGPQGGDEINLVRAGHNYGWPLRSYGCPYGATPGDACRVGGGVHAPDFDEPLTYWVPLSTAPSGMAFNTGTRYPGWEGNLFAGSLAGQTLWRLTVDNEHVLVREALLSKVIGRIRDVVLGPDGWLYVMTDGDNARIYRIER